The nucleotide sequence CCCTTTCCATTGACACTGTACCTTACATATGTCATTAAACACCCTTAACATCTGTAATAGTGTAACATGCAACATGCAAGGATGCATGTAGATTAAGGAGGGGGGGGTGTAACCCACTCGAAAATAGCCTACTAACAGGATTACTTTATTCTAGTTTAATGTCTGATTTATTGATTGCTTTCAGTCATGTTATCCCTACATGCAGTAATTGTCCAATAGGTGGCAGCAGTGGCGCTGCACAGAGGAAAAACTGCTACACTCATTCTTAAGAGAAGAAGACAGAAAAATCGCAAACAGCAGAACGATAGTGAGCTGAAGCCCCATTTAGACTTTCCacattgaggaaaaaaaagtaaaatattacatttaagagCTAGTTAAACGGGTTTTTCTCACCAAACCTACTTCTAAGGCAGGAATAATAGAGCAAAGGGTCGAAATTACGTCAAGGAGTTTACCTACTTGTGTGATTTttctccattgtttttttttttttttcttttttgggatgtaggattagagagagagagagttccatTGGACAAATTCACCATTGGACACGTGAGGCAGAAGAGCAGAGGGTGTGAAGGATCGTTTGGCCTACAACACGAACTGCTTCTACTTACCATTTCTTCATTGCATCGTACAGATAAGCGCGAGATCCcaccacacaaacaaaaaaagcatatTACCCGGGTAGATGGactttggtttattattttgaggttATTTCATCAGAGCTCTgaggtgattttattttatattttctcaatTTGTGTGAAAAAATGTAAGACTAAGAGGAATACTGAtttcacaacaaaaaaaataaaaataaacaaggtCATACTGGTTGATATTTGATGTTCAATAAATGCCGGCTATATGTTCGGAGTAAACTATCCTGGTACTTTCATTTGTCTACTCCTCTTGTGAAAAGTTCCTTAGAAAGGCAGCACTTCACTCTACATTATAAAAAGTGCCCCTTACAAAATTAATCCCTTAAACAAAATCAATTTCTCCTACAAAAGAAAATGAATTAGAAATCTACAACAAAATAAACTAGCCCGATTCATACTGCAAGTGTGGCCTTAGCCATCACAATATGTGTCCAGGTAATCCCAGACCTTAAACAATTATTCTCTTTACAGAACAGATTAAATCCACTAGGATTGTGGTGTTGTCCTAATTATACAGCTAAGTGGAAGGATATAGAATTGTCTTTGATGGACACTCCTATACAATCAGTTATAAGATGCATAGATCAAGTAAATGATATACATCTAATACAGAATCAATGTGTGGGCCACTCTGTCAAGCAGTGGATGGAGTTGGTTAAACATTTTAAGTTTCAAATAAAGGTAAAATTAATAGAGGTAAGAGATCAGAAGCCCCAATGaggatatttttttctaaatcgaTTCAGACTTTTACAGTTGCATGTAAGGCTGAAAATATCAAAGGGGTCATAGGCAAACTGTATAGTGCTACCCTTGCAATTAATACAATTCAGCGGAATACATCAGGCAGCGATAGGAGAAAGACATGAGGAGGCAAATATCAGAAGATTAATGGCTTCTTGCATGGAAAACTAAGTATTTTATGATACAGTAATCTGGAGAGGAATTCGTTAATTTTGGGTGGAAATGTTAAGAAATGCAGAGAAGTTTAAGTTCTCTTGGAAACAGCACCCTTGCTGGAAAGAGTGTAGTTCTGTACAAGCAGACTCTGGTCACATTTTTTGGTTATTTCCACATATGCAGTTTTAGGGGAAGGGCAGGACTTCCAAGACTTCCAAAGTGCACCTCAACTTTTGTCTGTACTATGTGGTTCTTGAATTCTTGTAAAACCTCATGTTACAGttgtcattaattattatttttattattattttatatttatttttcactttcttaaaaaaatgccTCTCTTCTTTTTCTAATTAGATCAGTATCACAGTTTCGTACTGGAATTTTTATGTTTGACACAAATAATAGATAGAAACCCAAGATGgttgaactttaaaaaaaattgtttttctactgtttaagTAGTATAACATGTTTTGATTGAACCTCTGTGTTGTGCTGCCTTTGTgctgttattttattaatgtggatattttgtttttagttttttgcagTTGACATTTTTTATCTACACATAATCTATAATTAACTATTCATTTCTCCTTTTCTctgacaataaaaataatgagAATACTTCCATAAAATTAATGTAAAGCTCTGGCCTGCCTTCTCATTTCTGACCAGTGTCTGTCCCATGCACACACGAGTGTGGGATTTTGCAAGACTATGTTCAATTTAATTcagtactttaaaatgttttaatgcaaatGATTTAAACTGAAAAGTAACTCGCATCACTTCTGAAAAAAAGTTACTAAAATGTTAATGTGTAAATTTATATAGTAATGTGCAACTTTACTTGTTACTTCAGAAAAaattaagagaatgaaaataaaaaatgaaaagagatAGTTTCACTTGCAAGGTATTTATTAGCATTAAACTGCGTTACATTACATGCATGACAACAGCGGTAATGCTTTCAATAAAACTGTTGAGGAatacttaaatatacattaacaGAGCTCAACATTTTCTTcggaaaaatgtcaaatattatttttatctattATTCTTCCTTGATATGTTTCTGGATCCAGGAGAGAATGTCCTCATCAATATGAATGGAAAGAGATCCATCTGGATTGATGGGAACAGTGAAGGGGAGAGGAATACCCATTCTTGACAGTGTCATCTAGAACAGCGGAGGGAAAAatgaattaattgtattttctgtttatatCTTCATGagatataataatttaaagggaaactATTTCACCTCTGGAATCctagcaatgacattcaaggacCTCTGAGTTGGCAAGGCTGCAGTAAGTTCAATCTCTTTCTCACTGTTCATTACTCTTTCAAGGCTGAATCCCGTCTGGAAAGCCGCCATAGGGATGTGTTTGGACATTCTAATTGGGGTAGGATACACCGATAATAATTAAGTTTTCCTGAAAAAAACTTCATCTACATCACTTCATACATTTGTTGTTCTGTGCTGATTAACCTTACTTTTTAGCATAGCTGGTGACAGTAATCGGCAGCCTCTCCCATTCCAGCTCTAAACGCGCAGCAGGGAATTCACCCAGTACACCAGCCTCTGCTTTAGCAGTGACTGCATACTGCTGGCACTCTGGACCCCAAGCAAGCTTGGCCTGAAAAACAGAGTTATGCTTAAACCTGAGAAGAAATTATTCTCTACAATGAATCACACTTCAACACTTACAGTCATTTTGTGCTTGCTCAGCACAGCACCATCAACACAGATCTTCAGATTGTCATTTTCAGCGATGGAAGAAACAACAATTTGCACTCTTGCAGTTGGTTTGTCAAAGTAAGCAGCAAGTTGGTAGCCCAGCAGTTTGTGGTCAACTCTCACAGCACGGGCAATGACAGCAAAAACAGGTGAACCTGAATTTCCGAGAAACTTAGCCTGAAAGCATACACCATACAAagataaatatcttattttagtTAGAGTTTTGTGTTATTATGACAAAACAAATGACATTAATTGATTCACCTGTTTCTGGATACGCTCAAAGCTAGATCCAGAACTTCCACTGCTAACTTTCTTTGAGTCACCATGGGGTGCCAAATACTGCAAGAAATAAGGTTTTATAAGTGTCTGATCTAAAGAAACTATGTTGTTGACTAAATTATTTTTAGTAGTTACCCGATCCTTGTGGAATTTCCCGAAAGCCTCCATGATGGTGgcagtctaaaaataaataaagtattcagTACAAATTAATATACAGATTTATCACACATGACATTCCTTGTCCTCACCTTGGTCACACGAGACCTGGACCCTGAGGAGCTTGaactgctgctgcttctgctgctgctgctgctactccTACTACTGCTACtgcggctgctgctgctgctttcagaAGAGTTCCTGTTTTTATCTTCAGTGTCCAGGATGTCCTTCAGTTTCAACAGGAAATCCTTTCCTTCTGCAGTCTCCTCATCAATGAGACTGATTTGCTTAAGGAGCCTCTCGGCAGCTCTAGGACCAACTTGGACTTCAAGCTCCAGTCTTTCAACAGCAGGACCTTCCGCTATAGCCAAAACAACAGACCCTTAATTATCTTTATATCTGAAAATCCTTGAGtttcataaatgtaataatttctcTAAGTATACCTCTTGCCACTGTAACACGGGCTGAGTGTTGTCCAATTATGTAGAACAGAGGAGTATTTCTGATGAAAGCAGCATTGTGAGAGTGCACCTCAACGCATCCCTTGATTTCAATGTATGGGACAGCAAGACAGAGAGTCTTGTCAAATGGAGCAGGAGCTCTCATAGGAACCTCATCTGAATTCTCAGATGACTGGAAAGAAAAATCAAGTATTATAATGAGTCTAACAATGTGAAGCAAATGAATGCTCAGCATACTAACACATACACAGTAAGTTGTGTGAGTGATCAAAGTTTACCATATATTCAGCAGATGTCTGGGATTTCTGCACAGCCAACTCCGATACTAAAGGAACAGTCCTCTCAGCAGAAGGCTCTTCAATGTTTCTGACCACAGCAAGAGTCTCAAAGCTGTCAGAACAAGAAGAAGGTGACTTGCATTTCACAAGAAacaatatgaattaataaatgatgcAAAATATTTGCTTCACTAGCATCACTAAGATTTCATTACCTCAGATCAGCGATGTGTTCAGGAACCTCAACAGGCAGAGCCTCCACCTTGTAGTAGCCCTTGAGAATGTCTGCTCTTGCAGCCACTTTTCCAGGAGCAATTGTACGGATTTTTCCTCTCGCCATAACAGCAGCTTGGATCAAGGCAGTGTTCACTCCCATCACAGCAAAGGTCTGGAGAGCAATACTGATAGAATAAAGGAGATTATTTGTAAAGTGATTGTTGTGTGCATTATATCTCATCTCTACGAATGTAGCTGTCAAAGTGTACCTTGGTCTAGCTTCAGCCTGGAGTTGAATATCAGTCTTCTTCAGCTGCTCAAGAGTCATGGTCTCAATCTCCTCAGGAAGAGGAGGTGTAATGGTGGCCTTAACTAAAAGGAATGAACGGAACAACATCAACCTAAATGGTGACCCCAACATATAAGAAGAAAGGATttaaaattctaagaaaaaacaTACCATTGACActtgcagcagcaacagcagcagtgtACAAACTAAACTCCATGGGCAAACCAACTGCTGTTGGCAAGATACGACGCACTTCAGCTGCAAGCAGAGGTTTGGCATACTGCAAGGCAATTCCTTCCTGCAAAGCTTTAAGAGCCGCCTTCAACAGTTCACGTGATTTGGTTCCACTCACAATCTGGGGAATGTGTTGTTGAGAAACTTTctaattatgataattatttgTGAGACAGATTTTAAAACGAAATAGTAATGAAAGAGAAGAGATAAACTACAACACAATACCGGTATAGCTTCTTCAATGATGGTCTTGTCAATCTTGACAAAAGCCACTTCTTGTCCAAGTAATTTGATGTAGGCTGAAGCCAATGGCTGATTGTTTGGTAAATCCTTCCAGTTTGTGAGCTAGAGGGGTAAAACATAAGTCATACACATTTTGCCTTTCATGTTTGTAATTTGCTTACAAGTATAAAATTATAAAGTGCTTTGGACATGAAAACATACTGCTCTCAGGGTGCGCTTAATCTTTGTGATTTGGTCAAcaccttcatctgcagcaggagaTTTCAGAAGAGCCTCCTGGATTCCTTCAGTTCTCACACCAATCTGTTTGAGATTATGGATTTAGTgaagtctgatttttttttttaagcattaatctttttttttttttacccacctCAAGAACATCAGCAGCAGCTCCAGCCAGATAAGCACGTGCTTTAGCTACAACAGCTCTGGGCAGGATGGTTGCAGCATCATTGATCATGTAGGCACTGCCAGCAGCTCCAACCATGAGTGAAGCTGCACAGAGACATATTTTTTAATACAGTTATTGAAATCTTCTATGTCAGGagaatttttgtatgttttaagaAACACCCAACACACCATTTCTTAGCTCTTTTGAGAATTTTGCAAACACTTACTATGATAGAAGTCCAGCTGAAGGGCTCTGCTGAAACGGTAACTAAGTCTGTCTAGCTTGCGGCTCATGAGCTTAATGGCAACATTAGCTGCACCAGCACTGAAATAGACaatcattattaaaatgcttatttgacatgatatataaaaattatgaaaaaataaaataaaatgtatgataaaactTCTTACACAGCTGCCATATCAGGAGCAGTGATTCTGGTCAAGGACTTGATGTGGGAGTAAGCGAAGCTCACAACATGCATGTTGGTTTCAGTCTTCAAAGCACCAGCAAGACTGGAGACAAGAGCCACTGATGGCTTGGCCtcaaacaatacaatacaagCAACCATGCGCACTTCTGGGTGGAGAGCTCTATCCAACACAAGCTGCAGGGCCACTGGCTGAACCTGTGGCAAGAAACAAGGTCAGTTTATTGTTGGAAAAAATGGGCCATTTTACAATAATTAATTCTTACGATGTCTGACACTTGCCAGTTTGGGTTCTTTCTTGGCAATGTTCCTCAGGGCCAAGATAGCATCAACCTGGACTCTAAGGGGCAGAGATGTAGCTGCAGTTCTCAGTCCTGGCAGGAGCTTCATGATGGGTTTAAGACTAGCAGGGTGACCAGCATTGCCAAGAACTTTAAGAGCCAATGTGATTTCAGGAATGTCATTTTTAGAAGTTGCCTCTGCAGCAATATCATGAATGGGCTGAGGAGATTAgaaaattagaattaaaaaatcTGAACAAGTACATGACTGGTAGAAATGTAAGACTTGAATTGTTTACCCTGAGGTGCTCAGCAGAGCAAGAGGGAACTGCAGCACAGTGCCTGGCAATCATGGAACCATATCCAAGCATTACAACTTCACGGAGAGCTGGGATTTTGGCGATTTTCTCATGCATAGCCAAACTCTGTTcagcaaaataaagaaattattaatttgaatttggcaagatttgaagaACAAAATTTTGAGTATAGGTAGATTTACTCACAGCTGTCAATTGGATGGTGTCCAAATCAGCAGTGACCATTTGCAGAGCAACCACAAGAGCCTGAATGAACTCTGGAAGGGTAAGTTCACCAGCCAAGAACTTCTCCTTGATGAATTTTACAATGACTGGTGTGCCAACCGAAGGAAGAGCATCCAGGAGCCAGCGCCTACCagagtcatttttttaaatatatacataattaaaaaaaaaatcatataaatttaTTGGTGATAAACTGTACCTGTAAGCTGGTTTGTCCTTGAACTGAGCCCAGATAGCCTCAATGTTCTCCAGGGTGGAAACACGCAGGAGCTGGATGAGCTGAACAAACTTGAGTGGAGCGTCTTCATGGACCATGTCCACATTGTTTGCAACAAGGTGCTTAAGGATCTCGATAATCTAGAAGAAAGTAAAAGCTAGTCTCAGTTGATTTCTTCAGCGTGGATCAAAGGCTTTGACTCTGAGATAGTTAAAGTAATACCTGGGCTGGAGCATCACTGATCTTCATTAGATGAAGGGGGGTCTGAAGAATCTCAGTTGCAAACTCATATTGCAGGGATCCACGGGCCAAGTAATCAGCTTTGATTGGAGCAACAGGGGTCTTCTCAATCTCAACAAAAGCCAAGGTTTGTctgaaacaaataattatttttgaaagtcaaCGTAATGAAATGTGTTGGGATATTGTTAGTTCATATTTCTCACAAAGGATCAGTCATACTTTGCTTCCATTTGGGCAGCACCATGGATCTCATTGAAGGGTGAAAACTGATGCACTTCCTCAACTGTTGCTTCAGCGATTAGAACACCAGCGGACGCCGGTTTCATGATGTAATTGTAAGTTGCAGTTTCAATCAGACTCTTGATTCTCTGTTGAGAGAAAAATATGTgatgaatttaacatttaaaaaattctaTTGTTGAGGAAATATTTCAAGTCATCCCAGTCTTGTTCATTACCTCTGTGCATTCATGACACCTCTCAGTGTATGCCAAGCCAACGTCCTTCATGATTCTCTCCTGGCAGTGGCTCAGATCCTTAGACTTGGTTACGGTAATGTGGTTGGCCTTTGGATCCTCACTGATGACatagtgggtcctgcacactccCTGAGCTCCAGCCTTGAAGGATGAGTCAAAAAATAAGATTGCAGAACTCAAAAAGGCTTTCTTAATgcctttataaatgtatttaggaTTAATTTCTCACCTCTTGCAGCTCATAGATGTTCTGGGTCTTCTTGAGGTTGAGCTGAAGGATGTTGAGGATACCTCTGTGTAAGTTCAATACAGTAGGGGAGACTCCTGCAGGGGCAAATACCTTTCCAACCACACCATTAGCATACTCAAACTTGATGGGAATCTGAAGCTGAGCAGCCAATGCTGAGGTGAGCTTAGTGGCAGGAAAAAATGGATCCTTTGGCCAAATACCAGCGTACTCGTAGATTACAGGTTCCATGAGCTGTAAGGgatattttccatttaaattagGCCATTGTTGTTTTTAAGATCCAGTTACggcatatttttgttgttgttattttctttgAGTGTGAAAATCTAGCAATTTCTACAGTTCTAAATCATTACCTTCATCAGAAAGGTGTTCTCTGTCACAGCACTGAGGTGAACCTTGCTGTTGACTTTTATACCTGCTCTGGCCAAACCTTCTTGAGGAAGACCGCCCAAGAGTAGAGCCTCATACTTGTACACATAGGTCTTATCAGGGGCAAACTCAGGGACTGAAAAGGATAGAGTATTTTTTAAGTCCGTTGTTATGACCATTCATTTTAAGCAGTAATGCAGTGTACGTTACCACATACAAACTCATTTTCCAAGTCATATTACTTACCAAGGTTGATCTGTtgagatgctaaaaaaaaaatatgtaagtgaatatatatacagagagagagagggtaatTTCAAGaggttctatttaaaaaaaaaataagtataaagagagaaaaaaaatgtgtgtgtatatatatatatatatatatatatatatatatatacatatattgactTACCCACAAGGACCACAGTCAGGGCAAGCACAAGAGCTCTCATGGCTGATGGTTTGTAAAGAACACTTCAGAG is from Carassius gibelio isolate Cgi1373 ecotype wild population from Czech Republic chromosome B22, carGib1.2-hapl.c, whole genome shotgun sequence and encodes:
- the LOC127987409 gene encoding vitellogenin-like isoform X1, whose translation is MRALVLALTVVLVASQQINLVPEFAPDKTYVYKYEALLLGGLPQEGLARAGIKVNSKVHLSAVTENTFLMKLMEPVIYEYAGIWPKDPFFPATKLTSALAAQLQIPIKFEYANGVVGKVFAPAGVSPTVLNLHRGILNILQLNLKKTQNIYELQEAGAQGVCRTHYVISEDPKANHITVTKSKDLSHCQERIMKDVGLAYTERCHECTERIKSLIETATYNYIMKPASAGVLIAEATVEEVHQFSPFNEIHGAAQMEAKQTLAFVEIEKTPVAPIKADYLARGSLQYEFATEILQTPLHLMKISDAPAQIIEILKHLVANNVDMVHEDAPLKFVQLIQLLRVSTLENIEAIWAQFKDKPAYRRWLLDALPSVGTPVIVKFIKEKFLAGELTLPEFIQALVVALQMVTADLDTIQLTASLAMHEKIAKIPALREVVMLGYGSMIARHCAAVPSCSAEHLRPIHDIAAEATSKNDIPEITLALKVLGNAGHPASLKPIMKLLPGLRTAATSLPLRVQVDAILALRNIAKKEPKLVQPVALQLVLDRALHPEVRMVACIVLFEAKPSVALVSSLAGALKTETNMHVVSFAYSHIKSLTRITAPDMAAVAGAANVAIKLMSRKLDRLSYRFSRALQLDFYHTSLMVGAAGSAYMINDAATILPRAVVAKARAYLAGAAADVLEIGVRTEGIQEALLKSPAADEGVDQITKIKRTLRALTNWKDLPNNQPLASAYIKLLGQEVAFVKIDKTIIEEAIPKVSQQHIPQIVSGTKSRELLKAALKALQEGIALQYAKPLLAAEVRRILPTAVGLPMEFSLYTAAVAAASVNVKATITPPLPEEIETMTLEQLKKTDIQLQAEARPSIALQTFAVMGVNTALIQAAVMARGKIRTIAPGKVAARADILKGYYKVEALPVEVPEHIADLSFETLAVVRNIEEPSAERTVPLVSELAVQKSQTSAEYMSSENSDEVPMRAPAPFDKTLCLAVPYIEIKGCVEVHSHNAAFIRNTPLFYIIGQHSARVTVARAEGPAVERLELEVQVGPRAAERLLKQISLIDEETAEGKDFLLKLKDILDTEDKNRNSSESSSSSRSSSSRSSSSSSRSSSSSSSSGSRSRVTKTATIMEAFGKFHKDRYLAPHGDSKKVSSGSSGSSFERIQKQAKFLGNSGSPVFAVIARAVRVDHKLLGYQLAAYFDKPTARVQIVVSSIAENDNLKICVDGAVLSKHKMTAKLAWGPECQQYAVTAKAEAGVLGEFPAARLELEWERLPITVTSYAKKMSKHIPMAAFQTGFSLERVMNSEKEIELTAALPTQRSLNVIARIPEMTLSRMGIPLPFTVPINPDGSLSIHIDEDILSWIQKHIKEE
- the LOC127987409 gene encoding vitellogenin-like isoform X2, with the protein product MRALVLALTVVLVASQQINLVPEFAPDKTYVYKYEALLLGGLPQEGLARAGIKVNSKVHLSAVTENTFLMKLMEPVIYEYAGIWPKDPFFPATKLTSALAAQLQIPIKFEYANGVVGKVFAPAGVSPTVLNLHRGILNILQLNLKKTQNIYELQEAGAQGVCRTHYVISEDPKANHITVTKSKDLSHCQERIMKDVGLAYTERCHECTERIKSLIETATYNYIMKPASAGVLIAEATVEEVHQFSPFNEIHGAAQMEAKQTLAFVEIEKTPVAPIKADYLARGSLQYEFATEILQTPLHLMKISDAPAQIIEILKHLVANNVDMVHEDAPLKFVQLIQLLRVSTLENIEAIWAQFKDKPAYRRWLLDALPSVGTPVIVKFIKEKFLAGELTLPEFIQALVVALQMVTADLDTIQLTASLAMHEKIAKIPALREVVMLGYGSMIARHCAAVPSCSAEHLRPIHDIAAEATSKNDIPEITLALKVLGNAGHPASLKPIMKLLPGLRTAATSLPLRVQVDAILALRNIAKKEPKLVQPVALQLVLDRALHPEVRMVACIVLFEAKPSVALVSSLAGALKTETNMHVVSFAYSHIKSLTRITAPDMAAVAGAANVAIKLMSRKLDRLSYRFSRALQLDFYHTSLMVGAAGSAYMINDAATILPRAVVAKARAYLAGAAADVLEIGVRTEGIQEALLKSPAADEGVDQITKIKRTLRALTNWKDLPNNQPLASAYIKLLGQEVAFVKIDKTIIEEAIPIVSGTKSRELLKAALKALQEGIALQYAKPLLAAEVRRILPTAVGLPMEFSLYTAAVAAASVNVKATITPPLPEEIETMTLEQLKKTDIQLQAEARPSIALQTFAVMGVNTALIQAAVMARGKIRTIAPGKVAARADILKGYYKVEALPVEVPEHIADLSFETLAVVRNIEEPSAERTVPLVSELAVQKSQTSAEYMSSENSDEVPMRAPAPFDKTLCLAVPYIEIKGCVEVHSHNAAFIRNTPLFYIIGQHSARVTVARAEGPAVERLELEVQVGPRAAERLLKQISLIDEETAEGKDFLLKLKDILDTEDKNRNSSESSSSSRSSSSRSSSSSSRSSSSSSSSGSRSRVTKTATIMEAFGKFHKDRYLAPHGDSKKVSSGSSGSSFERIQKQAKFLGNSGSPVFAVIARAVRVDHKLLGYQLAAYFDKPTARVQIVVSSIAENDNLKICVDGAVLSKHKMTAKLAWGPECQQYAVTAKAEAGVLGEFPAARLELEWERLPITVTSYAKKMSKHIPMAAFQTGFSLERVMNSEKEIELTAALPTQRSLNVIARIPEMTLSRMGIPLPFTVPINPDGSLSIHIDEDILSWIQKHIKEE